In a single window of the Balearica regulorum gibbericeps isolate bBalReg1 chromosome 7, bBalReg1.pri, whole genome shotgun sequence genome:
- the LOC104631627 gene encoding uncharacterized protein LOC104631627 codes for MFSWHRSFTLGAPWRRGESTAPLGLPVHLPKPAPPPPPSFPSAAAQTVLRASPAQPAPLDGLPAPHRCRPGPMLRSLLSGCLCPHAGKTTPPAEDKVVLTHMKILSNEGIQNPGLIPEAPADTARTEESHLPGASLPPDCQGNPNAAAAPADPDYADAPASTDYVATLPDLSAFESKCRLHRFSKFESEDSGVELPSGANSPSTPTGSEKSFVLHSRDSFCDSGVLSTSSSPEIDHLIMRTCKENARKVSHQDPESEKQAEYYSQEADAVQGPTASLEDFSVCQEESTDEHFDQSKRQSLEKDASPEMDLPKESTLPAPAPIEEPKTIADDFPENFGSMQDLQIHGQQLKKYPTSDSLDEYMDECCRLSEVNQGNSKALGSGLGYLEHICQLIEKIGQLQEHNLRLQKQVCSLQKEQKMSQIREEYLLQHCSCGATSIFLNSYQDTKSFFAGRSRPHSLLVQTGNPSDLSIIPEIGANTEKLNSCKGSERYLDSGNSQPMVGLRKSSNNRNNKENEFREAGSMAEGQAFPSKDPAVRKGLDVSRNISGESHAWGRMRDLMRKTRLRNQNKLGLSSAALKRSCPQLYRPDIMSSELRKTERNSMIVLGQNTKNENIWPF; via the exons ATGTTCAGCTGGCACCGGAGCTTCACCCTGGGAGCGCCCTGGAGAAGAGGTGAGTCCACCGCCCCCCTTGGGCTCCCGGTACACCTCCCCAAACCCGCTCCTCCGCcacccccttccttcccctcagcGGCCGCGCAGACGGTACTTAGAGcaagcccagcccagcccgctCCGCTGGACGGGCTGCCCGCACCGCACCGCTGCCGCCCCGGCCCCATGCTGCGCTCCCTGCTCTCcggctgcctctgcccccaCGCAG gTAAGACGACCCCGCCTGCTGAGGACAAAGTCGTGCTAACACATATGAAGATATTGAGCAATGAAGGAATCCAAAACCCAGGTTTAATCCCAGAGGCTCCAGCTGACACAGCCCGCACAGAAGAATCCCATCTCCCTGGCGCCAGCCTCCCACCAGACTGCCAGGGAAATCCGAATGCAGCGGCTGCACCGGCAGATCCAGACTATGCAGATGCCCCGGCAAGCACAGACTACGTAGCCACGCTGCCTGACCTCAGTGCCTTCGAGTCCAAGTGCCGACTTCACAGATTCTCCAAATTTGAATCCGAGGACTCGGGGGTTGAATTGCCAAGCGGGGCTAATTCTCCATCAACGCCGACAGGTTCAGAGAAGAGCTTTGTGCTTCACAGCAGAGACTCATTCTGTGACTCAGGCGTGCTTAGCACCTCTTCTTCTCCAGAAATTGACCATCTGATAATGAGAACATGCAAAGAGAATGCCAGAAAAGTTAGCCACCAAGATCCAGAGAGTGAAAAGCAAGCTGAGTACTACAGCCAGGAGGCAGATGCTGTGCAGGGTCCTACAGCTTCCCTTGAAGACTTCAGTGTCTGTCAGGAAGAAAGTACCGATGAACATTTTGACCAAAGCAAAAGGCAATCTCTGGAAAAGGACGCTAGCCCAGAGATGGACCTTCCCAAGGAAAGCACTcttcctgccccagctcccatAGAAGAGCCAAAGACAATTGCTGACGATTTCCCTGAGAACTTTGGCAGCATGCAGGACCTTCAGATCCATGGACAGCAGCTGAAAAAGTACCCCACAAGTGACAGTCTGGACGAATACATGGATGAATGCTGTAGACTGAGTGAG GTGAACCAAGGTAACAGCAAAGCCCTGGGATCTGGTCTGGGATACCTGGAACACATTTGCCAACTGATTGAGAAGAttgggcagctgcaggagcacaACCTGCGTCTCCAAAAGCAAGTGTGCAGCttgcagaaagagcagaagatgAGCCAGATAAGAGAG GAGTATCTTCTGCAGCATTGTTCCTGTGGAGCTACCAGCATTTTCCTCAACTCGTACCAAGACACGAAGTCGTTTTTTGCTGGGAGGAGCAGACCTCACAGTCTCTTGGTTCAGACTGGAAACCCTTCTGATCTTTCCATCATCCCAGAAATAGGAGCGAACACTGAAAAGCTGAACAGCTGCAAAG GAAGTGAGAGATACCTGGATTCAGGAAACAGCCAGCCGATGGTGGGGCTCAGGAAGTCGTCCAACAATAGGAACAACAAGGAGAATGAATTCAGAGAAGCTGGTAGCATGGCTGAGGGACAGGCTTTTCCGTCAAAGGACCCGGCAGTAAGAAAG GGTCTGGACGTCAGCAGGAACATCTCG GGTGAGAGCCATGCTTGGGGGAGAATGAGAGATCTTATGAGGAAGACACGGCTGAGAAACCAGAACAAGCTGGGGctgtcctctgctgctctgaagaGGTCCTGCCCACAGTTGTACAG